A window of the Candida orthopsilosis Co 90-125, chromosome 1 draft sequence genome harbors these coding sequences:
- a CDS encoding Dot6 protein (protein with a predicted role in telomeric gene silencing and filamentation) — MSSAELDIVASGDQKIITMERDEESMSPESSLSATHASPTSSQKASSRTPTSWDAEDDVLLMHLKDRQKLGWKAIASHFTNRTPNACQFRWRRLKSGNLKNPPKSAAALGDQFKQNPTMSSSALKKKTQPTARTKTETTDTEFAYEATPTGGFQGFDNSISSALAGLNALSNSPSYISSPAAATTPKLSAASPGAYVSGRANSITSLNHKYEGSPESENPLETSSRTGIVIPGTNGSGGYYADVSVDPTMNLPHNRTHPETPSSLTPRNSTSNASARNRDSTSLHPRDHNSGSISVAAAALRNNSIIQFTNDERASISSIARASISSLPSKSMNIPHHQSGATSLAHLPVLFGGAGSISGPSRNSSVSGAAGVHQTTVSSLRNGSLAGPSSGYYSRSGSVVIPHNTDKLDEPLKIDKEKIESSNKKLQKMKKSLPSSSHAKKKQKNTKLDLPWTMEEDELLINRRNRELSFAELSILLPQRTEGEIWARIDYLEKLRNGNDTSSSGRDRRGNRQSSIGLDDVHDLYDDDDDDVIGGIGIGVSDDDDDNPLIDDDDDNNLGEVRGTKRRASSAINPLVRRPIRR, encoded by the coding sequence ATGAGCTCAGCAGAATTAGACATTGTTGCTTCTGGAGATCAAAAGATTATCACAATGGAGAGGGATGAAGAATCTATGTCTCCTGAATCTTCACTATCTGCAACTCATGCTTCACCCACATCATCACAGAAAGCATCCAGCAGAACGCCAACTTCATGGGATGCCGAAGATGATGTCCTACTAATGCACTTGAAGGACCGTCAGAAACTAGGCTGGAAAGCCATTGCAAGTCACTTTACCAACAGAACTCCAAATGCCTGCCAATTTCGATGGAGGAGATTAAAGTCAggaaatttaaaaaatcCACCAAAGTCGGCAGCCGCATTGGGGGATCAATTTAAACAGAACCCAACGATGTCGAGTTCGGCgttaaagaaaaagactCAGCCGACTGCACGAACTAAGACCGAAACAACGGACACGGAATTCGCTTATGAAGCAACTCCAACAGGCGGATTTCAAGGCTTTGATAACAGCATTTCTTCTGCATTGGCTGGACTTAATGCATTGTCAAACTCACCTTCTTACATATCGAGTCCTGCTGCAGCAACCACTCCCAAACTACTGGCAGCTTCTCCTGGCGCTTATGTCTCAGGACGAGCAAATCTGATTACCAGTCTCAATCACAAGTACGAGGGATCTCCGGAATCTGAAAATCCTTTGGAGACACTGAGCCGAACTGGAATCGTGATCCCTGGAACAAATGGATCTGGTGGGTACTATGCAGATGTATCGGTTGACCCCACAATGAACTTGCCTCACAATAGGACACACCCCGAAACACCATCTTCACTCACTCCACGAAATTCGACGTCTAATGCAAGTGCGCGCAACAGAGACAGTACAAGTTTGCATCCGCGCGATCACAACTCTGGCTCCATTTCAGTGGCTGCTGCTGCTTTACGCAATAATtcaattattcaattcacaAATGACGAAAGAGCATCAATCCTGTCTATAGCGAGGgcatcaatatcttcattaCCCTCAAAGTCAATGAATATTCCTCACCACCAACTGGGGGCTACTTCTTTGGCTCATCTACCTGTTCTCTTTGGCGGTGCGGGAAGTATAAGTGGACCTTCGAGAAATTCGAGTGTAAGTGGCGCAGCAGGTGTTCATCAGACAACAGTTTCAAGTTTGAGAAATGGGTCCTTGGCCGGCCCGAGCCTGGGGTATTACTCTAGATCAGGGTCTGTCGTGATACCCCACAATACTGATAAGTTGGACGAGCCTTTAAAAATTGATAAGGAGAAGATCGAGTCTAGTAACAAGAAGTTGcagaagatgaaaaaaagCTTGCCATCATCAAGCCATGCcaaaaagaagcaaaaaaatacCAAATTGGACCTCCCGTGGACGATGGAGGAAGATGAGCTTTTGATCAATAGGCGTAATAGAGAATTGTCTTTTGCCGAATTGTCTATCCTACTACCCCAGAGGACTGAAGGAGAAATTTGGGCACGTATAgattatttggaaaaattgagGAACGGAAATGATACATCTTCAAGTGGGAGAGACCGAAGGGGAAATAGACAATCATCTATAGGATTAGATGATGTTCATGATTTGTAcgatgatgacgacgatGACGTGATAGGGGGT